From one bacterium Scap17 genomic stretch:
- a CDS encoding CoA-acylating methylmalonate-semialdehyde dehydrogenase, protein MSSTSLTPSTGSLDLLSRLRAVVAGGSAPLVLPQLINGQFVESRADQHLSVTNPATNGEIARVPLSPLSELDEALDHAEQAFQRWRNTPVPTRARLMLSYQHLLKQHHDELAEIISHELGKTFEDAKGDVWRGIEVVEHAANIPSLLMGETVENVATGIDSYSVTQSLGVCLGITPFNFPAMIPLWMFPLSIACGNAFVLKPSEQVPLTTLRLAELFMEAGAPEGILTVVQGGRDQVNHLLAHEMVRTVSFVGSVPVGQHIYRTATDNLKRAQCFAGAKNHMVIMPDAPADQVVNALVGASVGAAGQRCMAISVAVFVGDSKALIERVRDALAEVRPGAWDDKGASYGPLISPQALERVTGWIQQGEQEGAELLLDGRGVSVAGYPDGNWLGPCLFSRVTPEMVLYREEIFGPVLCCMEAADLSEAIKLINNNPYGNGTSIFTRSGGAARRFQNEIAVGQVGINVPIPVPLPFFSFTGWRGSFFGDLHAYGKQAVRFYTETKTVTARWFDDAPAEGNQPNFSIQMR, encoded by the coding sequence ATGTCTTCGACGTCTCTCACGCCCTCTACCGGTTCACTGGATCTGCTGTCACGCCTGCGCGCCGTGGTCGCCGGTGGCAGCGCGCCGCTGGTGCTGCCACAGCTGATCAATGGTCAGTTTGTCGAAAGTCGCGCCGATCAGCACCTGAGCGTCACCAACCCGGCCACCAACGGCGAGATCGCCCGCGTGCCCCTGTCACCGCTGAGTGAGCTGGATGAGGCGCTGGACCACGCCGAACAGGCCTTCCAGCGCTGGCGCAACACGCCGGTGCCGACCCGTGCCCGTCTGATGCTCAGCTATCAGCATCTGCTCAAGCAGCATCATGACGAGCTGGCCGAGATCATCTCCCACGAGCTGGGCAAGACCTTCGAGGACGCCAAGGGTGATGTGTGGCGCGGCATCGAGGTGGTCGAACACGCCGCCAACATTCCCAGCCTGCTGATGGGTGAGACGGTGGAGAACGTCGCCACCGGCATCGACAGCTATTCCGTGACCCAGTCGCTGGGCGTCTGCTTAGGCATCACGCCGTTCAACTTCCCCGCCATGATACCGCTGTGGATGTTCCCGCTGTCCATCGCCTGTGGCAATGCCTTCGTGCTCAAGCCCTCCGAGCAGGTGCCGCTGACCACGCTACGGCTGGCGGAGCTGTTCATGGAGGCGGGGGCACCCGAGGGTATCCTGACCGTGGTGCAGGGCGGGCGGGATCAGGTCAATCATCTTCTCGCCCACGAGATGGTGCGCACCGTCAGCTTCGTCGGCTCGGTACCGGTGGGGCAGCACATCTATCGCACCGCCACCGACAACCTCAAGCGCGCCCAGTGCTTCGCCGGGGCAAAGAATCACATGGTGATCATGCCGGACGCCCCAGCGGACCAGGTCGTCAACGCGCTGGTCGGTGCCAGTGTCGGCGCGGCGGGTCAGCGTTGCATGGCGATCTCGGTGGCGGTCTTCGTCGGTGATTCGAAGGCCTTGATCGAGCGGGTGCGCGATGCGCTGGCCGAGGTGCGCCCGGGCGCCTGGGATGACAAGGGCGCCAGCTACGGGCCGCTGATCTCGCCGCAGGCGCTGGAGCGCGTGACCGGCTGGATCCAGCAGGGCGAGCAGGAAGGCGCCGAGCTGCTGCTGGATGGCCGCGGCGTCTCGGTGGCGGGCTATCCCGACGGCAACTGGCTGGGGCCGTGTCTGTTCTCCAGGGTGACGCCGGAGATGGTGCTCTATCGCGAGGAAATCTTCGGACCGGTGCTGTGCTGCATGGAGGCGGCGGACCTGTCCGAGGCCATCAAGCTGATCAACAACAACCCCTACGGCAACGGCACCTCCATCTTCACGCGCTCCGGCGGCGCCGCGCGGCGCTTCCAGAACGAGATCGCGGTCGGTCAGGTCGGCATCAACGTGCCGATTCCGGTGCCGCTGCCGTTCTTCTCCTTCACCGGCTGGCGCGGCAGCTTCTTCGGTGATCTGCATGCCTATGGCAAGCAGGCGGTGCGTTTCTATACCGAGACCAAGACGGTGACCGCGCGCTGGTTCGACGATGCGCCGGCCGAGGGCAATCAGCCCAACTTCTCGATCCAGATGCGCTGA
- a CDS encoding AMP-binding protein — protein MTRASRSVSYLSTTSDTPLMGETIGDCLDRICARWPERDALISRHQGLRYTWAELHAEVERVARGLLAMGIERGDRVGIWAPNRAEWTLIQYATAKIGVVLVNLNPSYRGHELAYALKQSGAATLIFQSRFKASDYVAILEELFPEAKDARGRDGIHNSALPDLRRLICFEAEDALPGMLNWQDVLSGADSVCVETLSELQASLTFDDPINIQYTSGTTGAPKGATLSHHNILNNGFFVAERMNLSEHDTLVMPVPLYHCFGMVMGNLGCLTHGAAIVYPEAGFDPLATLQAVSEEGATAMFGVPTMFIAELEHPRFAEFDLTSLRTGTMAGSICPIEVMRQVIERMHMREVTIAYGMTETSPVSLQTTREAPLDKRVSTVGTLHPHLEIKIIDPDSGRVVPVGEKGELCTRGYSVMLGYWNNPEATAKAIDAGRWMHTGDLATLDEDGYVTIVGRIKDMIIRGGENIYPREIEDFLYTHPAVSDVQVIGVPDERYGEEVMAWVKLKEGEQLDEPALKAFCQGRIAHFKVPRYIKFVEEFPMTVTGKIQKFKMREAATQELGLAR, from the coding sequence ATGACACGTGCAAGCCGGTCAGTCAGCTATCTCAGCACCACCTCCGACACGCCACTGATGGGAGAAACCATCGGGGATTGCCTTGATCGCATCTGCGCGCGCTGGCCCGAGCGCGATGCCCTGATCAGTCGCCATCAGGGGCTGCGCTACACCTGGGCCGAACTGCACGCAGAGGTCGAGCGCGTGGCGCGCGGCCTGCTGGCGATGGGCATCGAGCGCGGCGACCGCGTCGGCATCTGGGCGCCCAATCGCGCCGAATGGACACTGATCCAGTACGCCACCGCCAAGATCGGCGTCGTGCTGGTCAACCTCAACCCTAGCTACCGTGGCCATGAACTGGCCTACGCCCTCAAGCAATCCGGTGCGGCGACGCTGATCTTCCAGTCTCGCTTCAAGGCGTCCGACTATGTGGCGATCCTCGAGGAGCTGTTCCCTGAGGCCAAGGACGCCCGCGGCCGTGATGGCATTCACAATAGCGCGCTGCCAGACCTCAGGCGCCTGATCTGCTTCGAGGCCGAAGATGCCCTGCCCGGCATGCTCAACTGGCAGGATGTGCTCAGCGGAGCCGATAGCGTCTGCGTCGAGACACTCAGCGAGCTGCAGGCCAGTCTGACCTTCGATGACCCGATCAATATCCAGTACACCTCCGGCACCACCGGCGCCCCCAAGGGCGCGACCCTCTCGCATCACAACATCCTAAACAACGGCTTCTTCGTCGCCGAGCGCATGAATCTCAGCGAGCACGACACGCTGGTGATGCCGGTGCCGCTCTATCACTGCTTCGGCATGGTGATGGGCAACCTGGGTTGTCTGACCCACGGCGCCGCCATCGTCTATCCGGAAGCGGGCTTCGATCCGCTGGCCACCCTGCAGGCGGTCAGCGAGGAAGGCGCCACCGCGATGTTCGGCGTGCCGACGATGTTCATCGCCGAACTCGAACACCCGCGCTTCGCCGAATTCGACCTCACCAGCCTGCGCACCGGCACCATGGCCGGCTCCATCTGCCCCATCGAGGTGATGCGCCAGGTCATCGAACGCATGCACATGCGCGAGGTCACCATCGCCTACGGCATGACCGAGACCAGCCCGGTCAGCTTGCAGACCACGCGTGAGGCGCCACTGGACAAGCGCGTCTCCACCGTCGGCACCCTGCATCCGCATCTGGAGATCAAGATCATCGACCCTGACAGCGGGCGCGTGGTGCCAGTCGGCGAGAAGGGCGAGCTGTGCACGCGAGGTTACAGCGTGATGCTGGGCTACTGGAACAACCCGGAGGCCACCGCCAAGGCCATCGACGCCGGCCGCTGGATGCATACCGGCGACCTCGCGACGCTGGATGAAGACGGCTACGTGACGATCGTGGGACGTATCAAGGACATGATCATCCGCGGTGGCGAGAACATCTACCCGCGCGAGATCGAGGACTTCCTCTACACCCACCCTGCGGTGTCGGACGTGCAGGTGATCGGCGTGCCCGATGAGCGGTATGGCGAGGAAGTGATGGCATGGGTCAAGCTCAAGGAAGGCGAGCAGCTCGATGAACCGGCGCTCAAGGCGTTCTGCCAGGGACGTATTGCTCACTTCAAGGTGCCGCGCTACATCAAGTTCGTGGAGGAATTCCCGATGACCGTGACCGGCAAGATCCAGAAGTTCAAGATGCGCGAGGCCGCGACACAAGAGCTGGGGCTGGCCAGGTGA
- a CDS encoding class I SAM-dependent methyltransferase produces MSTSREGEDDTPAARHLSSARQQVAHYAASHHHAALDEALETLIDAHPSGELPIMALAGLDQLHLGGVTGTRELLALARLEPQSQGLSMLELGAGLGGLARHIASQSRDTGADHHITTLDLSSSLCELAIALNRATGLRESIRVLEGDACYPELHPALSGRRFDRLFSQHLLVHLSDKGGTLTQWHERLAQDGYLMLHEPVLSVQAQAFGERPALPLPWALSPRGDQLASCEELHEAMASSGFEVDAHVELTDQVLSWQARRMHESTSEQPGAYRDDAPAPSPAMLAARGLTPELVFGPSFTLMQRNLMQALEAGWLEVHLWRLRKRPARQ; encoded by the coding sequence GTGAGTACGTCACGTGAGGGGGAGGATGACACTCCCGCCGCACGCCACCTGAGCAGCGCTCGTCAGCAGGTCGCTCACTATGCGGCGAGTCATCATCATGCGGCCCTCGACGAGGCACTCGAGACGCTGATCGATGCCCACCCGAGCGGTGAACTGCCGATCATGGCACTGGCCGGGCTGGACCAACTGCATCTGGGTGGCGTGACGGGCACCCGCGAGCTGCTGGCCCTCGCCCGGCTGGAACCCCAGTCCCAGGGGCTTTCGATGCTCGAACTCGGCGCAGGCCTCGGCGGGCTGGCGCGGCATATTGCCAGCCAGTCGCGTGACACGGGCGCGGACCACCACATCACCACACTGGATCTCTCGAGCAGTCTCTGCGAGCTGGCGATTGCCCTCAACCGGGCCACCGGACTGCGCGAGTCGATTCGCGTGCTGGAGGGCGATGCCTGCTACCCCGAGCTGCACCCAGCACTCTCGGGCCGCCGCTTTGATCGCCTCTTCAGCCAGCACCTGCTGGTGCATCTGAGTGACAAGGGCGGCACGCTCACGCAATGGCACGAGCGACTCGCCCAGGATGGCTACCTCATGCTGCACGAGCCGGTGCTCAGCGTGCAGGCGCAGGCGTTTGGCGAGCGTCCTGCCCTGCCACTGCCCTGGGCGCTGTCGCCGCGCGGCGATCAGCTGGCCAGCTGCGAGGAATTGCACGAGGCGATGGCCAGCAGTGGCTTCGAGGTCGATGCCCATGTCGAGCTGACCGATCAGGTGCTGAGCTGGCAGGCACGGCGCATGCACGAGAGCACCAGCGAGCAGCCCGGTGCCTACCGTGACGACGCGCCTGCGCCCTCGCCGGCCATGCTGGCCGCTCGTGGCCTGACGCCGGAGCTGGTCTTCGGCCCCAGCTTCACCCTGATGCAACGCAACCTGATGCAGGCATTGGAAGCTGGCTGGCTGGAGGTTCATCTGTGGCGTCTGCGCAAGCGTCCTGCCAGGCAGTGA
- a CDS encoding MerR family DNA-binding transcriptional regulator, protein MTPSPDPRSRVTPDGTRHDAGTESLLSTTSTSDAIRPTQRTWSIGELARHFDVTTRTIRFYEQEGLLHPERRGQTRVYRDKDRVRLKLTLRGKRLGFSLAEIREVVDLYDAADGGGEKQLTRLLGILSEKREGLERQLRDLTAMQRELDDVETRAREALVRLSGDSES, encoded by the coding sequence ATGACCCCGAGTCCTGACCCCAGATCCCGAGTAACGCCTGATGGCACGAGGCACGACGCCGGTACGGAGTCCCTGCTGAGCACGACCAGTACCAGCGATGCCATCCGTCCGACCCAGCGCACCTGGAGCATCGGCGAGCTGGCACGGCATTTCGACGTGACCACGCGCACCATCCGCTTCTACGAGCAGGAAGGACTGCTGCACCCGGAGCGACGCGGTCAGACACGCGTCTATCGCGACAAGGACCGCGTACGCCTCAAGCTGACCCTGCGCGGCAAGCGACTGGGCTTCTCGCTGGCCGAGATTCGTGAAGTGGTCGACCTCTACGACGCCGCCGACGGCGGTGGCGAGAAGCAGCTCACCCGCCTGCTTGGCATTCTGAGCGAAAAGCGTGAGGGCCTTGAGCGTCAGCTGCGCGATCTCACCGCCATGCAGCGCGAGCTGGATGACGTCGAGACACGTGCCCGCGAAGCCCTCGTCCGCCTGTCCGGCGACAGCGAAAGCTAG